In Microbulbifer celer, a single window of DNA contains:
- the wecB gene encoding non-hydrolyzing UDP-N-acetylglucosamine 2-epimerase: MKVLTVFGTRPEAIKMAPLAIQLRDDSRIDAKVCVTAQHREMLDQVLDLFEIKPDHDLNLMKPGQDLTDVTTGILTGLRDVLKEENPDIVLVHGDTATTLATTLAAYYQQIPVGHVEAGLRTGNLYSPWPEEANRKLTGAIAAVHFAPTDNSRQNLLKEGVSDDAIVVTGNTVIDALLEVVKKLDTNQELSSKLASEFPFLDEDRKLVLVTGHRRESFGGGFERICQALANIAREHPDAQVVYPVHLNPNVREPVNRLLADVDNIHLIEPLDYLPFVYLMSKSEIILTDSGGIQEEAPSLGKPVLVMRDTTERPEAVAAGTVKLVGTDVEVITREISALLTDKSAYEKMSFAHNPYGDGEACNRIVEYLANKK, translated from the coding sequence TTGAAAGTCTTAACAGTATTTGGTACTCGCCCGGAGGCCATTAAAATGGCTCCGCTGGCCATTCAACTGCGTGATGACTCCCGGATCGACGCGAAAGTATGTGTTACCGCACAGCATCGTGAGATGCTGGATCAGGTGCTGGATCTGTTCGAGATCAAGCCGGATCACGACCTCAACCTCATGAAACCAGGGCAGGATTTGACCGATGTTACCACCGGTATTCTCACCGGCCTGCGCGATGTCCTGAAAGAAGAGAACCCGGATATTGTGCTGGTTCACGGGGACACGGCAACCACGCTGGCGACCACCCTGGCTGCCTACTATCAGCAGATACCTGTTGGACACGTAGAAGCAGGCCTCCGCACTGGCAACTTGTATTCCCCCTGGCCAGAAGAGGCAAACCGCAAACTCACCGGCGCTATCGCAGCCGTGCACTTTGCACCAACAGACAACTCCCGCCAGAACCTGCTGAAAGAGGGCGTGAGTGATGACGCGATCGTAGTCACGGGTAATACGGTGATCGATGCGCTGTTGGAAGTGGTGAAAAAACTGGACACGAATCAGGAGCTTTCAAGCAAGCTTGCCAGCGAATTCCCGTTCCTGGATGAAGATCGCAAATTGGTACTGGTTACCGGCCACCGCCGTGAAAGCTTCGGTGGCGGCTTCGAGCGGATCTGTCAGGCACTTGCGAATATTGCCCGTGAGCATCCAGATGCGCAGGTGGTCTATCCGGTACACCTCAACCCCAACGTACGTGAGCCGGTAAATCGTCTCCTGGCTGACGTAGATAATATCCACTTGATTGAGCCATTGGATTACCTGCCGTTTGTATACCTGATGAGCAAGTCAGAAATTATTCTGACGGACTCTGGCGGCATCCAGGAAGAGGCGCCGTCATTGGGTAAACCAGTGCTGGTAATGCGCGATACCACTGAGCGCCCGGAAGCAGTGGCTGCTGGTACCGTAAAGCTGGTCGGAACCGATGTAGAGGTTATCACCCGTGAAATATCAGCGCTGCTTACCGACAAGTCTGCTTACGAAAAAATGAGCTTTGCCCACAACCCTTATGGTGACGGTGAAGCCTGTAACCGTATTGTTGAGTATTTAGCTAACAAAAAGTAA
- the wecC gene encoding UDP-N-acetyl-D-mannosamine dehydrogenase encodes MKFETISVIGLGYIGLPTAAVIASRRKNVIGVDINQHAVDTINKGDIHIVEPELDIVVHAAVTEGYLKATTSPEAADAFLVAVPTPFFPDPEGLNHKANLSYIESAAKALAPVLQPGNLVILESTSPVGATEKMASWLAEARPDLTFPQTHGEESDIRIAHCPERVLPGHVVRELVENDRVIGGMTAKCSEAAKALYEVFVEGECLVTTARTAEMAKLTENSFRDVNIAFANELSVICNKLDINVWELISLSNRHPRVNILQPGAGVGGHCIAVDPWFIVDSCPEEAELIRTARLVNDGKPRWVLNQIKAALEEAHQKNPGYTRSDITVACLGIAFKPDIDDLRESPALSIANEVAKLGCRLLIVEPNIEALPEGFQYPNVELVSLEQALEEADVTSVLVNHKPFVEQVEAVAAKPTVIDAVGLLR; translated from the coding sequence ATGAAATTTGAAACCATTTCCGTTATCGGCCTGGGCTACATTGGCCTGCCGACTGCCGCAGTAATTGCCTCCCGCAGGAAGAATGTCATTGGTGTTGATATCAACCAGCATGCGGTTGACACCATCAATAAGGGTGATATCCATATTGTCGAGCCAGAGCTCGATATTGTTGTGCACGCTGCAGTGACCGAGGGCTACCTGAAGGCAACCACCTCCCCCGAGGCTGCCGACGCGTTCCTGGTGGCGGTACCCACTCCGTTCTTCCCAGACCCTGAAGGGCTCAATCATAAAGCCAACCTGAGTTATATCGAGTCTGCAGCCAAAGCACTGGCTCCGGTGCTTCAGCCTGGCAACCTGGTCATTTTGGAATCCACATCACCTGTGGGGGCCACCGAAAAAATGGCTTCCTGGCTGGCGGAAGCTCGCCCGGACCTGACTTTCCCGCAGACTCACGGTGAAGAATCCGATATCCGCATTGCGCACTGCCCCGAGCGTGTACTGCCGGGCCACGTTGTGCGTGAGCTGGTAGAAAACGACCGTGTCATCGGTGGTATGACAGCCAAGTGTTCTGAGGCAGCAAAAGCTCTGTATGAAGTCTTTGTTGAGGGCGAATGCCTGGTAACCACCGCACGTACCGCAGAAATGGCAAAGCTGACTGAGAACAGTTTCCGCGATGTCAATATCGCGTTCGCCAACGAGTTATCTGTGATCTGTAACAAGCTGGACATTAATGTCTGGGAGCTGATCTCTCTATCCAACCGACACCCACGGGTAAATATCCTCCAGCCGGGTGCGGGTGTTGGGGGCCACTGTATTGCTGTAGACCCCTGGTTCATCGTTGACTCCTGCCCCGAAGAGGCGGAGCTGATCCGCACTGCACGCCTGGTGAACGATGGCAAACCCCGTTGGGTACTTAACCAGATCAAGGCAGCATTGGAGGAAGCGCATCAAAAGAATCCGGGCTATACCCGCAGCGACATCACCGTGGCCTGCCTGGGTATCGCCTTCAAGCCAGATATCGACGACCTGCGTGAGAGCCCGGCGCTGAGTATTGCCAATGAAGTGGCAAAACTGGGCTGCCGCCTGCTGATCGTTGAGCCGAATATCGAAGCCCTGCCGGAAGGTTTCCAGTACCCGAACGTGGAGTTGGTTTCACTGGAGCAGGCTCTCGAAGAGGCTGACGTTACCTCTGTACTCGTAAATCATAAGCCCTTTGTTGAGCAGGTCGAGGCCGTAGCTGCCAAACCCACTGTGATCGACGCCGTGGGGCTGCTGAGATAA
- a CDS encoding glycosyltransferase, giving the protein MDVLLQHAEALAKQPHDSLHSPVQGRIAYVVSHGQSYASNGYAIRTQAIAKALSGHGFEALCFVRPGRPWELGTDKGAVDTQEIVDGVRYIHSRWPDDQHPRGELNTLKASVERFVELFRIYRPEAVLAASNYIVGLPAWIAARRLGLPFYNEVRGFWELSRAAREPGYENTPAFNVEAARDAFVGRQALKVFTLNQPMKEELARRGVDADKIEIVPNGVSKLPEIKHTFPALRQRLEIEADDKVVGYVGSFTPYEGLDVLLDACAELVNQGEKIKLLWVGDGQPVTKVSGSSKTLVDKPWLIQVGRVPHEQVADYYALIDIVVIPRKKLPVCELVPPMKAAEALAYGKRLVVSDVAALGGIAAKHEGVVTFDAGRADSLAFSIQKVLSTAAPSASTALLMQDSINSLAWALPGESSVVTECNVALPEAKVPTTKELPIAAPQKKLKKAPKDFKAISIMDEISEECWKYEFNSFRVDRKNYKSQVKSSTATFAFLESCWKGNGGAWEYAFTSPGLKHANAQALLDLIPRVKEKMPVVFWNKEDPMHYERYLPIAKQADIIFTTDSNKVSSYEQDVPSADVYAVPFAAQQQICNPSDRFRTEPETVCFAGSYYGVGHDERKRQMDALLPSILDFNGAIYDRFSKIDSDRYKFPEKFQPFIRDAVPFHEVVKLYKRFKVFLNVNTIVDSPTMMSRRVYELLACGTPVVSTPSKAIEEQFSGIVHMANDAQEANKIIERLLTDEHYWERTSHLGYREVMTRHTYVHRLQSIKQALGYEAEDEEPLVSIITCTRRPNMIDRIVENMTRQNHSNCELILVLQDFSSAQKDDLLGKLKAKSSNLKRIEVIVNDSQDITLGERFNHAATYAKGEYIAKMDDDDFYFENYLSDMLIPFKFGNYGMVGKQELYMYLSGSNKLIKRFPSMKHREVDFVAGPTFVIKKSVFDKIKFESRNTGEDSTFIKNLKSAGYKIYAADPFNFIQYRGSGGAHTWKVDDDFFLNGKQTQVISDGFAQAYVDF; this is encoded by the coding sequence ATGGATGTACTTCTACAGCACGCTGAGGCGCTCGCTAAACAGCCTCATGATTCACTGCATAGCCCGGTACAAGGACGCATTGCTTACGTGGTTAGCCACGGGCAAAGCTATGCCAGTAACGGTTACGCGATACGAACTCAAGCAATTGCTAAGGCCTTGAGTGGTCATGGCTTTGAGGCTCTATGCTTTGTACGGCCCGGCCGACCGTGGGAACTGGGTACAGATAAAGGCGCCGTTGATACTCAGGAAATTGTTGATGGGGTGCGCTATATCCACAGCCGCTGGCCGGATGATCAGCATCCACGAGGTGAGTTGAATACGCTGAAGGCGAGCGTAGAGCGCTTTGTCGAGCTGTTTCGTATTTACCGTCCTGAAGCCGTACTTGCCGCGTCCAACTATATTGTCGGACTGCCGGCGTGGATCGCCGCCAGACGCCTTGGCTTGCCGTTTTATAATGAAGTCCGCGGGTTTTGGGAGCTATCCCGTGCGGCCCGGGAACCTGGTTACGAAAATACCCCCGCCTTCAATGTAGAAGCTGCGCGTGATGCTTTCGTGGGCAGGCAGGCCCTGAAGGTATTTACCCTCAACCAGCCGATGAAGGAGGAGCTGGCCAGGCGTGGGGTGGACGCCGACAAGATCGAGATCGTGCCCAACGGCGTCAGTAAGCTCCCTGAGATCAAGCATACCTTTCCGGCATTAAGGCAGCGGTTGGAGATTGAGGCGGATGACAAGGTGGTGGGCTATGTGGGTAGCTTCACCCCATACGAAGGACTGGATGTGCTGCTCGATGCCTGCGCTGAACTGGTCAACCAGGGAGAAAAAATCAAGCTTCTGTGGGTGGGAGATGGCCAGCCAGTGACCAAAGTGTCTGGCTCCAGTAAGACTCTTGTCGACAAACCTTGGCTGATTCAGGTCGGCCGCGTGCCCCACGAGCAGGTAGCGGACTACTATGCGCTGATAGATATAGTCGTGATACCGCGCAAGAAGCTGCCCGTGTGTGAGCTGGTGCCCCCGATGAAGGCAGCTGAAGCGCTGGCCTATGGCAAACGACTGGTGGTGTCGGATGTCGCAGCGTTAGGGGGAATTGCCGCCAAGCATGAAGGTGTGGTTACGTTTGATGCGGGTAGAGCCGATAGCCTAGCCTTTAGCATCCAAAAGGTGCTGAGTACAGCAGCCCCAAGTGCCTCCACGGCGTTGCTGATGCAGGACAGTATCAACAGTCTGGCATGGGCGTTGCCTGGTGAAAGCTCGGTAGTCACTGAGTGCAACGTAGCACTACCGGAGGCTAAAGTTCCAACTACCAAAGAACTACCGATCGCGGCTCCTCAAAAAAAACTTAAAAAAGCGCCGAAAGACTTCAAAGCTATTTCTATCATGGATGAAATATCCGAAGAATGTTGGAAGTACGAATTCAATAGCTTCCGTGTTGATAGAAAAAACTATAAGAGTCAAGTAAAGTCTTCTACCGCTACATTTGCCTTCTTGGAAAGCTGCTGGAAAGGTAATGGCGGTGCTTGGGAATATGCCTTTACCTCTCCAGGGTTGAAACATGCCAATGCGCAGGCGCTGCTTGACTTAATACCTCGGGTCAAAGAGAAAATGCCTGTGGTCTTCTGGAACAAGGAAGATCCAATGCACTATGAGCGCTATCTACCTATTGCCAAGCAAGCCGATATTATCTTCACAACAGATAGTAATAAAGTCAGTTCGTACGAACAGGACGTGCCCAGCGCTGATGTGTATGCGGTGCCGTTCGCTGCGCAGCAACAAATCTGTAACCCATCAGATCGATTCCGCACTGAGCCTGAGACCGTTTGTTTCGCCGGTTCCTACTATGGAGTAGGCCACGATGAGCGGAAGCGGCAGATGGATGCGCTGCTACCGTCTATTCTTGACTTCAATGGAGCGATTTATGACCGTTTCTCAAAAATTGATAGCGATAGATACAAGTTCCCAGAAAAATTCCAGCCGTTTATCAGGGATGCAGTGCCATTCCATGAGGTGGTGAAGCTTTACAAGCGCTTTAAGGTCTTTCTCAACGTCAATACTATTGTGGACTCACCTACGATGATGTCGCGCAGGGTGTACGAGCTCCTCGCCTGTGGTACCCCCGTAGTATCGACTCCCTCAAAAGCTATTGAAGAGCAGTTTTCTGGCATTGTACATATGGCGAATGATGCTCAGGAAGCAAACAAGATTATTGAGAGGCTTCTAACAGATGAGCATTATTGGGAACGTACATCTCACCTTGGCTACCGTGAAGTAATGACTAGGCACACCTATGTCCATCGTCTACAGTCCATCAAACAGGCACTAGGTTATGAAGCTGAAGATGAAGAGCCCTTGGTGAGTATCATTACCTGTACCCGTCGCCCGAATATGATCGATCGTATTGTCGAGAACATGACGAGGCAGAATCACTCAAACTGCGAGCTGATACTGGTGCTTCAGGACTTCAGCAGTGCGCAAAAGGATGATCTTCTTGGAAAGTTAAAGGCTAAGTCATCTAACCTGAAGCGAATTGAAGTCATTGTGAATGATAGTCAGGACATTACTCTTGGGGAGCGATTCAATCATGCCGCTACTTATGCCAAGGGTGAGTATATCGCGAAGATGGATGATGATGATTTCTACTTCGAGAATTACCTCTCTGACATGTTGATTCCTTTTAAATTTGGAAATTATGGTATGGTCGGTAAGCAAGAGCTCTACATGTATTTGTCCGGTTCTAATAAGCTTATTAAACGTTTCCCAAGTATGAAGCATCGTGAAGTAGACTTTGTAGCCGGGCCGACGTTTGTTATCAAGAAGTCTGTGTTTGATAAGATTAAATTTGAGTCCAGAAATACTGGTGAGGATAGTACATTTATCAAGAATTTAAAAAGTGCTGGTTATAAAATATATGCTGCAGATCCCTTCAATTTTATTCAGTATCGCGGGAGTGGTGGGGCTCATACGTGGAAGGTGGATGATGATTTCTTTTTGAATGGGAAGCAAACTCAAGTTATTTCTGATGGTTTTGCTCAAGCGTATGTTGACTTCTGA
- a CDS encoding glycosyltransferase family 4 protein: MHILIPVYFNAPLGGLHENVISSSRFMVSKKHRVTVVCKSGPFGDRLLAEGIGVIEADFSLPSFSSVFFAIKALHAEHPIDLVHAHPFASRQLGMMAAQVLGLPCVVTMHGKYVDALPDTIGQLDGVFTVSEGIRQYLIQEGGVAAPEKLHVIPNTPDVQLFKPARRSAKAGRKVTISLVTRLDHDKAFMLEIFYKAVAHAAERYSGRIHWQVVGQGTLQEELTQCVEQLRGDNSVSFTGWLEGEALRDAYQQSDAVIVPGRCALEAMSCGVPAIALGSKGYSGLVAPDTWQQAVYTNFGGVGDKADGYSAGAVERDLDTLMTSARNRRRLGLFGRRITQQLFNPNKAHLHLLGFYRLVVEAHKADPRAPVPRSEFLELRLRGLDVARQRPDLLVLGHRCERPETLSFAWYLFRDGEVVEKFMYRPEPQREISLPGPGRYEVRCFVQDEHKRRVSFIGAEVVLP; the protein is encoded by the coding sequence ATGCACATACTCATTCCTGTCTATTTTAATGCGCCACTCGGCGGTCTGCATGAGAATGTGATCTCTAGCTCTCGTTTCATGGTCTCGAAAAAGCATCGAGTTACCGTAGTGTGCAAGTCTGGGCCCTTTGGGGATCGGTTGCTGGCTGAAGGCATTGGGGTGATTGAAGCTGATTTTTCTCTGCCTTCGTTCTCCAGTGTGTTTTTCGCTATTAAAGCCCTGCACGCCGAGCACCCCATCGATCTGGTGCACGCCCATCCCTTTGCTTCTCGTCAGCTGGGCATGATGGCTGCGCAAGTCCTCGGTTTGCCCTGTGTGGTCACCATGCACGGTAAGTATGTTGATGCGTTGCCGGACACCATAGGCCAACTCGATGGGGTGTTCACGGTTTCCGAAGGTATTCGCCAGTACCTGATTCAGGAAGGCGGCGTTGCAGCACCGGAAAAGTTGCATGTGATACCTAATACGCCGGATGTTCAGCTCTTCAAGCCAGCTCGGCGCTCCGCTAAGGCAGGGCGCAAAGTCACTATTTCTCTCGTCACCCGGCTTGATCATGATAAGGCCTTTATGCTGGAGATATTCTACAAAGCCGTGGCACATGCTGCTGAACGCTACTCTGGTCGTATTCACTGGCAGGTAGTGGGGCAGGGCACGCTGCAGGAGGAATTGACGCAATGTGTGGAACAGCTGCGCGGCGACAACAGCGTTAGCTTTACCGGCTGGCTGGAGGGGGAGGCGCTACGGGATGCCTATCAACAGAGCGACGCGGTGATTGTCCCCGGACGCTGTGCGTTGGAGGCCATGAGTTGTGGTGTGCCGGCCATCGCTCTGGGCAGCAAGGGCTATAGCGGCCTCGTGGCCCCCGATACCTGGCAGCAAGCAGTGTACACCAACTTCGGCGGCGTCGGTGACAAGGCGGACGGCTACTCAGCTGGTGCCGTGGAGCGGGATCTGGATACGCTGATGACTTCGGCTCGGAACCGCCGGCGGCTGGGGCTGTTCGGGCGGCGTATCACCCAACAGCTCTTCAATCCGAATAAAGCACACCTGCACCTCTTGGGTTTTTACCGTTTGGTAGTCGAGGCCCACAAGGCTGATCCTCGGGCCCCGGTTCCACGAAGTGAGTTTCTGGAGTTGCGTCTGCGGGGGCTGGATGTCGCCCGCCAACGGCCAGACCTGCTGGTTCTTGGGCACCGCTGTGAGCGGCCTGAAACCCTGAGCTTCGCCTGGTACCTTTTCCGCGATGGTGAAGTCGTCGAGAAGTTCATGTATCGGCCGGAGCCGCAGCGCGAGATCTCACTGCCCGGGCCGGGGCGCTATGAAGTGCGCTGCTTTGTGCAGGATGAGCACAAGCGTCGGGTCTCGTTTATCGGAGCAGAGGTGGTGCTGCCGTAA
- a CDS encoding glycosyltransferase — protein MGLKRLWRWASQRLPVIFGHSNRAGGEPFDADWYLEAYPDVAQAGIDPWSHYVNHGRHEGRLPARNRAIAWEYHLMRGGESLMLPRLEALTRSREASDQERYYAAWSLARWCAARDDWRGAVNYLLVFLDSTAPYPVHAGPYYLMLYAALQCGRVEIARRAFGALEARFPGHPALFLARANMFSASADSGERQAADQQKLAAINQLFESRNLVSIGCTLAEPLVLDNLRAGSDLTAAGSVDAPRVSVVVPVFNAERTIETALRALCQQTWRNLEILVVNDASTDGSQQVLDAFVSETGVRAGLNIRLLSHSVNHGAYAARNTALVAATGDFITTHDSDDWSHPQKIELQVRALLEAPDKVASVSHWVRATESLEFGAWHIDDSWVYRNVSSLMVRRSVVDTLGYWDRVSVNADTEYYYRILSVFGEGAITEVCEGIPLAFGRIDSGSLSRRSDTHLVTRYGGLRKDYEDAARRWHARAIQASDLYLAENPDSRPFLAPAKMCREDKPVVDLDPRDQVQQSGLFNSAWYLRQYPDVCDCPVDLFEHFWETGLAEGRDPGPGFSVSGYLRKYPEVYSSGLNPLYHYLSVGKDLGYQAHPIFSGDCVKPFGGFRLLVCAHQAGTQLYGAERSLLDVLDALSQLGVEVVVTLPSAVNSEYLEAVRSSAHTVVVLPYGWWFGTRAPCTETKRHFADLLTQYNIQAVLANTSVLEEPLLAAREMGIPSLVHVREIPQADTSLCQILGADADAVAAKVRSLADIVMVNSDIVKRSISVPEAVLVPNIIRRGKITRIQAEAGPRRVEQPVRVAMLSSNLPKKGLNDFVALVELLATRIPEVRCFLVGPENMHIANLRERQRVSPLLKNLVFYGYAEDPEAVLAEVDIVVNLSQFQESFGRTALEAMAAARPVIGYQWGALPEVILDGETGYLVPFGDVNAVVDRIAELAASQKLREVLGRAGQRRVREHFSEEIMQRQLAAVLERAKSLAPSV, from the coding sequence ATGGGCCTGAAACGCCTCTGGCGTTGGGCCAGTCAACGTCTTCCGGTTATCTTCGGGCATAGCAACCGCGCAGGTGGCGAGCCCTTTGACGCTGATTGGTATTTGGAGGCCTATCCGGATGTTGCGCAGGCGGGTATTGACCCATGGTCGCACTATGTCAATCACGGCCGCCACGAGGGGCGCCTCCCGGCTCGCAACCGGGCAATAGCCTGGGAATATCATCTGATGCGCGGGGGCGAGTCGCTGATGCTACCTCGACTGGAGGCACTGACTCGTTCCCGAGAGGCATCTGATCAGGAGCGTTACTACGCCGCCTGGAGCCTGGCGCGCTGGTGCGCTGCCAGAGATGACTGGCGTGGTGCCGTCAATTACCTTCTCGTATTCCTCGATTCCACTGCACCTTATCCCGTTCATGCTGGCCCGTATTACTTGATGTTGTATGCGGCCTTGCAATGCGGCCGCGTGGAGATTGCTCGACGGGCGTTCGGTGCGCTGGAGGCGCGCTTTCCCGGGCACCCGGCACTGTTTCTCGCAAGAGCAAATATGTTCAGCGCTTCTGCAGACAGTGGGGAGCGGCAGGCGGCAGACCAGCAAAAGCTGGCGGCAATCAATCAACTGTTTGAGTCCCGGAATCTTGTGTCGATCGGGTGCACCCTTGCGGAGCCTCTGGTACTGGATAACCTGCGTGCGGGTAGTGATTTAACCGCGGCAGGGAGTGTGGACGCCCCGCGGGTATCTGTGGTGGTGCCGGTGTTCAATGCCGAGCGCACGATCGAGACGGCATTGCGCGCACTTTGCCAGCAGACCTGGCGTAATCTGGAAATACTGGTGGTTAACGATGCCAGTACGGATGGCTCACAACAGGTGCTGGATGCGTTCGTGAGCGAAACTGGGGTTCGCGCGGGGCTAAACATCCGCCTGCTTTCTCACTCGGTAAATCACGGCGCATATGCGGCGCGTAACACGGCGTTGGTAGCCGCTACAGGCGATTTCATCACCACACACGACAGCGACGACTGGTCTCACCCGCAAAAAATTGAATTGCAGGTACGGGCGCTACTGGAGGCCCCCGATAAAGTCGCTTCCGTCAGCCACTGGGTGCGGGCCACCGAGTCACTCGAGTTTGGTGCCTGGCACATTGACGACAGCTGGGTTTACCGAAACGTTTCTTCGCTGATGGTGCGGCGCTCAGTTGTGGATACGCTGGGATACTGGGACCGGGTGTCGGTCAATGCGGATACTGAGTACTACTATCGTATCCTCTCTGTATTTGGTGAAGGCGCGATTACGGAAGTGTGCGAGGGAATTCCTCTGGCATTCGGCCGGATTGACAGCGGTTCATTGAGCCGGCGTAGCGATACGCATCTGGTCACGCGCTACGGGGGGCTGCGCAAGGACTACGAGGATGCAGCGCGGCGGTGGCATGCGCGTGCGATTCAGGCGTCCGATTTGTACCTGGCCGAGAATCCCGATAGCCGCCCATTTTTGGCGCCGGCGAAAATGTGCCGGGAAGACAAACCGGTCGTTGACCTGGACCCGCGGGACCAGGTACAGCAATCCGGCCTGTTCAATAGCGCCTGGTACTTGCGCCAGTACCCGGATGTATGTGACTGCCCTGTGGATCTTTTTGAACATTTCTGGGAAACGGGGTTGGCAGAAGGGCGCGACCCCGGGCCGGGTTTCAGTGTGTCTGGTTATTTGCGCAAGTACCCGGAGGTGTACAGTTCAGGCCTGAACCCCCTTTATCATTATCTCAGCGTCGGAAAAGACCTTGGGTATCAGGCTCACCCGATATTCTCCGGTGACTGCGTTAAGCCCTTTGGTGGTTTTCGCCTGCTGGTTTGTGCACACCAGGCGGGTACCCAGTTATACGGGGCCGAGCGCAGTTTGCTGGACGTGCTGGATGCGTTGAGCCAGTTGGGTGTCGAGGTGGTAGTGACGTTGCCCAGCGCGGTGAATAGCGAGTACCTTGAGGCAGTCAGGTCAAGTGCACATACCGTAGTGGTATTGCCGTATGGGTGGTGGTTTGGAACTCGAGCCCCTTGCACTGAGACTAAACGCCACTTTGCTGACCTGCTAACGCAGTACAATATTCAAGCGGTTTTGGCGAATACATCGGTTCTGGAGGAGCCGTTGCTGGCAGCGAGGGAAATGGGCATCCCCTCTCTGGTGCATGTGCGGGAGATACCTCAGGCAGACACCTCCTTGTGTCAGATTCTGGGAGCGGATGCTGACGCCGTTGCGGCAAAAGTCCGGAGTCTGGCGGATATTGTGATGGTCAATTCTGACATCGTAAAACGGTCGATTTCGGTACCTGAGGCAGTGTTGGTTCCCAATATCATTCGACGCGGTAAAATCACGCGGATTCAGGCTGAAGCCGGCCCGCGTCGGGTGGAGCAGCCGGTTCGGGTTGCCATGTTGAGCAGCAATTTGCCGAAAAAGGGCCTGAACGACTTTGTCGCCTTGGTTGAGCTGCTCGCAACGCGAATACCTGAAGTAAGGTGTTTTCTGGTTGGCCCAGAAAATATGCACATTGCAAATTTGCGAGAACGACAGCGTGTTTCGCCACTACTCAAGAATCTCGTATTTTACGGGTATGCCGAAGATCCGGAAGCGGTACTGGCTGAGGTAGATATCGTTGTAAACCTGTCGCAGTTTCAGGAGTCGTTCGGACGGACCGCGCTCGAAGCTATGGCTGCTGCCCGTCCGGTAATCGGCTACCAATGGGGAGCGCTGCCGGAAGTCATTCTCGACGGGGAAACCGGTTACCTTGTGCCATTTGGGGATGTTAACGCCGTTGTCGACCGGATCGCTGAATTGGCGGCAAGCCAAAAGCTACGGGAAGTGCTAGGCAGAGCCGGCCAGCGGCGGGTGCGCGAACATTTCAGCGAAGAGATAATGCAGCGTCAACTTGCTGCGGTATTGGAGCGCGCTAAATCTCTAGCGCCTTCTGTATAG